agaaaaaaccaaaaaactcAGGGAAGGAAGGTAGACCGACATTACACTGGCTGCTACTGGTAACCCGATATATGGAACTGTGTAAGTATTCAGTAAAGGACTAAAggtacatttttcttttttttttttggggggtggggggggggggggggtttagTGTCTTTTAAAGAATCTTCTGCAAGTACGGTACTCATATCATACCTCTTTGACATAGATATGgtaaagaaaatgaaggatgcatgtatatatacaatttttttattaggaaTACTCTTTGGCAAATGTGGTGGTGGGGGGTTGGGGGGGGATGAAATCTTCAAGGACCTGTAAGAAGCAAAGAGGAAAAAGTGGGAATTATTGGGGACAGGGAGAAAGTGGTGTTGGATGGCTGAAGaggaacaacaacaacatcataccCAGTTTAAATCCACAAGGGGTCTGGggtggggagggtagagtgtatgcagaccttgCCTGCATACattgggaggtagagaggttgtttccgattatcgcactattttgttgtagttattgttccttttttcagAATGCTAAAGAGAGTTGGAATTGTAGTCATATATGGACAGCGAAGGGGAAGAGAAGGTAATATTGGCAACCTTTTGTTGGGAGAGAGTGTTTAGTAGTGGCAGAGAGGGCTGCTGTTATTTAAGAATAGGTTATTCATCTGTGTGGATACTTTTCCAACTTCTCTTTCCAACtcacaaagaaaagaacaagGCTCTTGTTGGCTGGAAGTTGCCAATAATCacaaggaaaaaatattaacaattcCAATACATCAAGGATGTTAAGAGTATAAAGCACAAGGAGAGTTTAAGGTATAATTTGCAATGTGGTTTGGCAaaaacaacatacccagtaattctctttattttaaaaaccaACAGTGGAGCACCCTTCTTATCAACCCCCCAAGAGATGCACCCTAATTTTGGTCTAGTGGTAAGAGTGCAGCATGTGATGAACGGACAAAAGCCTGGTATTTAAATGGAGAAAAGTAGAGGGGTGGACCCATTATCCACTGAGTTTCGAACCATGTGACCGCTAACTATCGGAGATTTCTCAGTTatcaaaaagtaaaacaaatttgGTGAAAGTGGGTAAATCTAGGCACACAGATAATAATTTAAACATGCATTGATATTTTCCTATGGGATCTTGTTGAAAAGTCTCAGGTTTGTTAGAGTTGAGCTATTCTGCTTCCCATCCAATTCTGCATTTTCATTAGAACTTTTCCTcttgtttcatttctttcacTGTAGTTTGGCATTGTTCTAGATTCTTAACTGAAATATCTCTGCCTGCTCACTTTTCTAGCTTGATTTTGCcttaattttaagttttatatttaaTGCTGAAGATCCGTATTAGTGATATCTTTAGTTTGTATCATGACGAATGATGGTTTTGGATACACTTGATTGAGTGAGATTTGTATGTCAGtagaaaaatttagagaatttctACTGTTAGAGAACCTATATTATTGGTTATTGGGATGGAATTTGTTCAAATGGAACAATATGTATAATGGGGATTCAAATAGTCAAACCCCAAACTAGAATGGGATTTAGGCGGTCTAGGGATAATtgtgcaccttgactaattATTTGggtttatctatatttctcacCAGCATGGGTACTGGGTAAGTATACTAACTGAAGTTTAGGTATATGGGTAGAACTCACATAGCGTTCTATCTACTGGGATTGGTTTCCAAGATCTCTTTGACTGTTAGGTCATGCCCTTGGGGACTAAACTCATTTGCAGTTCCTAACCTAGCTATGTCCTAACTGGCATTTTGGATGTAAATGTAGAAGAAAGCATTAGACAATCACTggatttttttctaataatctagGTGGatagttaaaaataatatcGTGGTCTAAAGGTCAGTTGGTTAGtgagtcaatttttttatgtcaGTGACCCATTTTACAAATATAGACTTCTGTCTATGAGATTTGGTGTTATCTATTCAATTTCTTAAATGTGCATCCAGAAGATCTCAAAAGTTCTTGCTCAATTAGCATTGTGTCTGAACTGGTATTCTGAATAACAGATTTTTCACTGAAATACATCAGTACTGATATGGTATTATTGCTTTTTCAGGAAGCACAAACATATGCGGAGGAGAATGGTCTGTTCTTCATGGAAACATCTGCAAAAACTGCATCTAATGTTAATGACGTTTTCTCTGAAATAGGTAAATACTTGCATTCATTTTGTTGTGTTTTGGACTGCCAGATAGCATTTATGGTAGATCAGTCATGTTTATGCTCTTATTGGCTACACATATCACTATTGTTGTGTTATCAGTTTTAAACCACTACTTATATGCATTTTGTATGACATGTCGTGACTgggaacaaaaataaaaataaagtagagGAACTAGAAATTATTAAACTAGTTATGGAGGATTGTTTTTGATGAGTAGGTCACTAGATGATTTAAAATGTGGTGTTTATTCTGTTTTTGGATCTTTAGATTGGTTAGATGTTTTACTTGGAAGTAATACTAGTACTCGacatatatagtataattttttgttggCATTTCCAATCCACTAATTAATAAACCATGTATTATCTATGGGTGAAATTGACATTATCATAAATGGCAATTCAATGTGGATAATGATACATGGTATTAGCGATACATGTATGTGATCATAGAAATGACAAGAATGCCTTCGAAATTGTTACTTCTCAGGCTTTGGATATATAAAAACACGTTTGATTGTAAAATCACTCTTAAATTCTATCATTCTCAAGAATAAACATCTCACCGTATAGTGAATAACTGGTTCCTTTGGAACTTCCAAATGTTGTGGTGGTTAATCTTAGCTATTAAATTCCTCTGCAATAGTCTCACCAAGTTGGATTTTGTCTGACTAATTGCTGTATATATCTGGAAACAACCTAACATTTTTATCAACCTGAATATCTCTTGAACTGTTTGTTCACTTGCAGCAAAGAGACTGCCTCGGCTTCAGCCAGCACAAAATCCATCTGGGATGGTTCTTATGGATAGGCCTGCTCAAACACCGGCTACTGCTTCTTGTTGCTCTTAAATCTCTGCTGGTGCTTTTCATCTCAATGTTGTTTTTGCTTAATTTGTTTGTGCTGATTGTTAGAGTTCGTTGTGCCCATGGTCCATCACTGTACAGAtttcatgaaaaaaatcttCAATGTTGCTGAACTCTCTTCTATGGATCCTCCTAATGTAATGAGATTCTGTGACATGCTTCAGTATGCTATTAAACGAATATATGCATCATATAACTATTTAATATTCATTGGGTCTGTCAGTCGTTTGAGATTGATGTGTAGTAATAGTAGTATCGGAGGGACTTATGAATCAGCCATCAGCTATTCATATACAATCAAACTTCTCTATAATGACGTAATGACGTtcgtttgtatattttttgaCTGCTATATAGATTATTATAGAGCATTGAATAAAGTCGGTTCCAAAAGAAATCAACCTGGCTGTTATACTGAAATATTGTTTTAGAGGATAACTGATAGCTGAGTTGATCAATCTGAATATAGACAAGTACTACTTGTTTTAGATTATGTCTATGCTTTCTAATGATATATAGATATATGATCTTTAGTACTATATGATTAGTTACTAAATATCAACCACTTCCATTGGGATGTATCTTCCTCTTTGGTAATTAAATTAATCGAAATGATATTAAGATGCTAAACTATGCCGAAGAAACTGAACTAATCAAAGATTTAAGAACAAACAACATAGTATGAGAATGAAAAGGGCAATTTGGTGCATAAAGTATCCCGCGTCTGGAGGAGGGCAACTTTATTGCTGTTTCAAGATGCCAATCTACTTCCCACGAGTATTTTTTGCAATTTCATTCGTCTTTTTTAACCTTGAAGAAGACAAAAAGCATTTGAAACTCTAAACTAAAACCTCAAAGTCGACCCAAAGGAAGTTCCAATATCACTGACTTACTGTCCCCTTTTATCTGTTCTATTCCTTATTAATAACTAAAGCATATTTTCTCTATCTTCCCAGTGAAAAACTAAGTGATTCACATTTTATAGTTTTCGTTTTAATTATTGTTCGAAggtaaaattttttttttttacttttcttctaTCAATTATGTGAACTATATATGTATAGTAGCATATACATTACAGTAATAAAATTGTAGGATTGTTATCCCAATTCTTTGTAGCAATACAAGAATATACATCTATTCCTACGTAAAATCTTAACAATCTGTTTCTCAACCTCTACAAAATTAGTTTCTTATCAATTTCTCAGGACCTCACTTGTGGGGTTACACGGGATATACATGTTGTTGTATCAATAATCCTTATTATGTAATCCATATGCATGTTGGTACTGTTTTCgctatattaaaataaaaataaaaatgatagatATGTCATATTGTTGAAAGTATTGCAGATACaattcaaaatgattttttttttgttaaactttCTTCAACAATACACAAAAACATCATAAAACAAAAGcactaaatttaaaattacagCTCCTGGCTGAGGTCCATATATGTATAGTTTTTATTGGACACAAAAGTAGCTAGCAGAATCCAATTACtttcattaatatttatttatgtagcTATGTCTTGTGAAGCCCTTGAGAAGTTGCAGCTGAGGCACAATCAGTAATTTGAAACCCAATCCTTTCTTTCTCCAAATCATACACAACTTCCACATTTTGTTGTTGGAAGTTTCCGAAAATCCCCGCTGGCCCTTCTTCGGAATCTTCCATGCTTTGGAACAACAAACATTTCACCACTGTTGAGTTTCGTGGTGCACCCATGGCATAGAAATTGTTCCCATTAGGCAAAACAAGGCTAACATTATTCAAGAAATGGAATGTTATTGAAGGGAAATCATCGGTAACTAGACTATTAAGGTTGTTATTAGGGCATGGGAGCCTATAACATAGGTCAAACCCTGTCTGTGCCTCGATATCCTCAGCACGTGGGTAATTTATGGATGATCGAAGGGCGGTGAGAAGATTCGAGTAGAATGGTTCAGGTAGGTGAGTGTAAGTGGTTCCGGAATCAATCAACATTCCTCCATTGCCTAAAGAATCAAATTCTCTCAAGGTTAAGGGAACCTGTGTAGTGGCACCATTTCCCACAGTTATAGCTTCTAAGCCAATGTAATAGAAATTAGGGTACATAGGGCTTTTCAACATAGGAGTAAATTGGAAATTTTCTTTGAAGGAAATGGCTTGATCCCCTACAACTAGAGGACTAGATATATTAGGGTTATTTGCAAACTTGAAAGGCAAGAAGCAATGTGAAAAACCCTTTTGAAGAAACCCTAATTGTGAAGGCAAAGAAAGTGGCCCTTTACCAAACCCTACAATCCCAATAGGCTCTCTATAAGTTGTTCCAACACATCCAAAGACAAACTTTGGGACTTCCCTAATGGAATTAGGGTTTGAACTAGTCCCATGAACTCGAAGAGTATCTCTAGTTAGGGTTCCCGATACGATACCTTCACCATATGTGTAAGCAAAAGAAGGACATGGCCTAGAACAAGTGCCCTTAAGTAGACTATTCAATGAGCATCCAGCAATAGTACATTGATCAAAAGGATTATCGGAGCTATGGATATCGATACAAGAGGAACTACCACATAAATCCCTAtaggaagaagatgaaaatgaaggagaaaagctTGACATTAGCTTGTGATCCCTATAGTCATCACAATCTATACAATCAAATGATAGGTTACCACAAGGTACCCAAGTAAGGTCACTTCCAGTATCCATATACACTTGGATAATTTGTGGGGGTGTTCCTAtattcaaagatatcaaataacCATCTCTCACTTCTCTCAATGGCTCCCTTATGTCCAATGTTTCTGAGTTTTTTTCCACTAAATTATACGATGATTTAGGTATCGTAAGGCTGGTTTTCGTTTGAGTTAAGCTTAACACCAAGGAATAAGAAGGTTTTTTTCCCTTTGCATAGCATTGGTTGAAATGAAGCAATGCActagaaagaaagaagaagatgaagaagtaagTTGAGAGGCTAATAAAAGATGTTGTCATTTTCCTTGATGTTTAAATTCTTAACATGAAATAATGCAAGAGGAAGCTGGTATTTATAGCAATTTCTAGTGTTAATGGAGGGAATTAGGGTTTCTTGAACTTTAACTTAAGCTTTTCTGTGCTTACAGATGTTGCATGGTGAagaatgattaattaatttttccttttctttgttatttttttgttaatgggtatttcaataaataaataaa
The Solanum stenotomum isolate F172 chromosome 12, ASM1918654v1, whole genome shotgun sequence DNA segment above includes these coding regions:
- the LOC125848044 gene encoding probable aspartyl protease At4g16563 codes for the protein MTTSFISLSTYFFIFFFLSSALLHFNQCYAKGKKPSYSLVLSLTQTKTSLTIPKSSYNLVEKNSETLDIREPLREVRDGYLISLNIGTPPQIIQVYMDTGSDLTWVPCGNLSFDCIDCDDYRDHKLMSSFSPSFSSSSYRDLCGSSSCIDIHSSDNPFDQCTIAGCSLNSLLKGTCSRPCPSFAYTYGEGIVSGTLTRDTLRVHGTSSNPNSIREVPKFVFGCVGTTYREPIGIVGFGKGPLSLPSQLGFLQKGFSHCFLPFKFANNPNISSPLVVGDQAISFKENFQFTPMLKSPMYPNFYYIGLEAITVGNGATTQVPLTLREFDSLGNGGMLIDSGTTYTHLPEPFYSNLLTALRSSINYPRAEDIEAQTGFDLCYRLPCPNNNLNSLVTDDFPSITFHFLNNVSLVLPNGNNFYAMGAPRNSTVVKCLLFQSMEDSEEGPAGIFGNFQQQNVEVVYDLEKERIGFQITDCASAATSQGLHKT